Part of the Carnobacterium pleistocenium FTR1 genome is shown below.
AATTTCTCATCCTACTCCAAAACATTTTTTGAAGAGACAACTGAGTTGAAATTTCTTGAAAGCATAGAATCTCTTGATATAGACACCACAGAAAAGAAACGGATGATTGCATTCGCCATTGATTTCAATACACATTACTTTAATGGGACACTTACTGAAGAAGTATACGATGAGCAGATTATAGCATCATGGGAGAAACATCTTCCAAATGAGTTCTTAACCAGATATTTCAATAGTATCGACGAAAGTGAGCTTGGTGATAAAACCAACTGGAAATTGCCTGCAGATAATCTTGTTAACAATTAATACATTCGTTGCCTAGAAGATGTCAGTTGAAAAACATCGATTTTTTCTCAAACGTAAAAAGTTCGGTTAGCAATTCAAATAACTAATAGAGCATGTCAAATATGGCCACCGAAAATACAGAATACAAACTGCGTTTTCGGTGGCTTGATTTAATTTTATAATTGAAAAAAGGTCTGATTTGTCAAATTAAGCTAGATAAAAATTGTTTGCTGGTACTAACGGATGCTAACTTTCTATCGAATCCAAGTTTTAACCTGCATCCCTGACTAGTCTTTTTCTTATCTGTTCTTTTCTTTATAAACCACTGAATTCCTGAAGAAGCCCGCTCACGGTAAGAGAAAAAATTTCTCTTTATCTTCCACCTAATGGACTACGCGATATCTTATTGAAGTCTGCTCGAACAAAGGAGTTCGTCGCCAAAAATAAGAATAACGTGCCAAAAGCTGTAATGATGATTCCACTCATCCAAGGTGTTACTATGAAGCCATTGAAATCAAAGGCCAAACCCAGTTCCACCCATTCTGTTTGTGTCAATCCGCCTTTTTCTAGCATGATGGTTCTAAAGAAAGCTGTCGTATAGGTCATGGGATTGAAATACGCAATAAATCGAAGAACGTCAGGTAAAAAGGCAAGTGGGATATATGCTCCGGATAAGAAAGTAAATGGAAGGACGACAGCTTGTTGTACGACTTGAAAAGTGGAAGAGCTTTTGACCATTGAAGCTAAGAATAAGCCTAATCCTGAAAAAACTAATCCGACTAGCATCAAGGACAATAAGACATAAATGATGGTATACCAATAGTCAAAGCTCAAGCCAGTAAAGAAACCGAGTATCAGTATCAAAATCCCTTGTGTGGTCGCTATTGTAGCCGCTGATAAAATTTGTCCCAGGGCTACTTGAAAACGACTGGTCGGACTCACTAAGATTTCTTTCATATAACCTGAAACAGTATCATCGATTGTCGAAGTCGCAATATTCAAAGAGGTTTGGAATACCGTTGCTACAATAATCCCTGCAAGTAAGAAAGCGGTTGGATCTTCTACTTGATCTGTTTGAAAAATAGACTTGAAAACATAAAGGAAAAAAAAGGGAATGACTAATGATGTGATGAGTTTGACTCGATCACGAACGAATCCTCTGATGTTTCTGAGCCATAGTGCAGTGATTGTTCTCATTCTGTGGCCTCCTCTCTAATTTCTTTACCTGTGATTTCTAAGAAGACGTCATTCAGTGTCCCTTTTTTGATTTCCAGATCTTTTAATTCATTTTTGAACTGTCCGACAAACTGCAGAAAATGTTGAACTGTATCTACATCTATATCGATATAAAAAGTTTCTTTTTCTTTTTTATACGTGTAGCCATCCCTTTTCAACGCTGCTTCAAAAACATCCAGATTACTCACTTTTACGATGGCTTTATCTTTCGTGTAAAGCCGTTTCAAGTTTTCAGGTGTATCGTTTACCATTATTTTTCCATTATCCATAATGGCTACATGATCACAAATTTCTGCTTCATCCATATAATGTGTAGTCAGAAAAATAGTGATATTTTTTTCCTTTTGTAGCCTGGTAATGTATTCCCACATCCTATTTCGCGTTTGCGGATCCAGGCCGCTTGTTGGTTCATCTAAAAATAAAACTTTTGGATAATGCAACAACGCGCGAGCTATTTCTACTCGTCGTTTCATTCCGCCTGAAAGACTAGACACACTTTTATTCTGCCAATCGAGTAGATCAATAAGGGTTAATACAAAATTGATTCGATCCTTTACCTCCTGTTTAGGTACCCCGTAAAAAGCACAGTGCATTTTCAAGTTCTCATTCACCGTCATTTTTTCGTCTAATGTTTGCGATTGGAACACTACTCCGATTGCTTCACGTACGGCATCTTTTTCGGTTGAGACATCTTTTCCGTCAATCAACAATGTTCCCGCTGTTTTTTCCATCATCGTACATAATGTATTGATCGTTGTACTTTTCCCCGCTCCATTTGGTCCCAGAAAGGCAAATATACTGCCTTCTTCTACTTCAAACGAGACATCATCTACTGCTGTAAAATCCCCATATTTTTTAGTGTAATTCTTCACTTCAATAATTGGTTTCATGATTTTTTCTCCTTTTTATTTTTCACCTTACCTATCAAATTTGATCCAAAATCGGCTTATTCAAAAAAATTCTATTATCAGGCGTATGATAGGTTTGATTATCCTTGATATGGAGCAGTCGATCCGCTGTATCAGAAAAACCGAAGGTATTCATCAGTTCTTTGACTAAAACGAGACCTGAGTCACTCGATATTTGACCCCGGTGTGAGAAATAGTGATGGGTAAATTGATATTAATTTGGGTTTTGTGCAAGCTAATTATTAAGAGAACTCCTTTCTTTTGGTTGGTTTAGACACCTTAACCATAGCAGAAAGGGGCTCTTTTTTATCACGTAATAGATGTGAAAACGGCGTAATTTATAAATCCTGCCGTGAAGCAATTTTTACAAGATTCAAACAATAGTATGAATCTTTCAGGTTCATAGCTATGTTATAACATCGAGTTTTTGATTGGTCAAATTTAAACTAGACAACTGAAAAATCAATTAACAGATCAGATATTAAATCCACCAAATTTCAGTACTTTTATTATATTTTTGTGGTTAGTTTGTTCACAGAATTCTATTTTATTTTTCAATCACATCGTATTTAGTTGATTCTTGCTAATAATTCACGATATTAACTAGGTTTATAAATTGACACCTAAATAAGTAGCTATTAAAATTTGGGTAAGAGTGATCACAGTAAAAATGATACGTTAAAAAGGAAGACACGTAAAGAAATCAACTTAGTAAATTTCAAAAAGCAGGTTAACTCACTGAAGTGTTACTTATAAGACAATATGAGCTGAACGGAGGGAGAAAATGAAATTTAAGGATGTTAAAGGTGTGATTAAAAAAGGAGAATTTTCAGTTGAGAGTATTGAAAATTTATATGGGGATTATTATACGGTCAAACTCAAAAATGATGCTGGCATAACCTGGATACCAGGAGAGCACGGTGTTTTTACTTTGCCAGGTAAAAAGATTGAAGGAAGAAAGTACCGGTTGTTTTCAGTAGCGTCTGTGCCAGAAGAAGGCTTTATATTAGTTGGTACACGGACTGGAAAAGAAAGTAGTAGTTTTAAAAAAGCCTGGTTGACGATGAAACCTAATGAAAAAGTGGCATTACGTGGTCCATTCGGCTGGCTTAAGATTCAAGACGAAACCTCTCCAATCGTCATGTTCGCAAGTGGCGTCGGTATAACACCAATCCGAGCATTGTTAAAGCAAGTAGAGTTCACTACTAATCGACCAATAGAAGTTGTTTACTCATCATCAGGATACTATTTATTTGGAGTTGAAATCGAGAATATAGCCAGTAAAAATCCAGTGATCCAGTTATATAAAATGACTTCACGAAAAGAAACAGCTGCAAAATTGGATGAACTAGCTGATCATTATGGTAATGCAGCTTATTACTATAATTCAGGGGCCACTGCTGTAATGAGGTCAGTAAAAAAACAATACAGTAAAAAAGGAATCAATAAAAATCGCATTATTTCGGATTTATTCCTAGGCGCTAAGTGAAAGTTAATAAAAGTACCAATATATTTAAAGGTAATGTATTTTCGTTATTTTTTAATCGTAAGCACTCAGCATTGCTATTGAAGGCTGTGATGAGTCAGAGCGTTCGATTGTTGTAACTTTGACCATTAATGAACGAACAAGACAAGCAGTCTTTAAAGCACTGAGAAAAGCTTATATCACAAGATATTTTCTATTGATTATAGGGCATTATATTTGTTTTACACCGTCTTCTAATTGAAAAATACCTCTTTCGCATATAGTACGGAAATATCATTGAAGACCGTACTTACGGTTCTTTGGCTATTCGTACAAATGTGAGGGAATACGATGCGACCTACACCATTTCACCAAATAAGAATATGAAAGAACCTTGGAATATCGACTGGAGATTGTACAAGGAACAACATTTGGTGGAGTGTTTTTCAATAAATAAAAAATCTTTCGTCATATTTGCCACTCGTTAAGATAAACTTGCAACGTCGCACTTAGCTTTTGTTTATATAATAGCTATTTTTACTTTAAGGAAATGTTTTTTAAACTACCTCTAGTTGGATTATTAAAAATAGTCTTTCTAAAAATAGAAGTATAAACACAAAAAAAGCAATTTGATTGAATGAAATTGTATTTTTATAAAAAATTAATTCCTTTTTGTTTACAAATCATTTTTTATATGATAAATTAAATAACAATTAGAAAATGAATAGAAATACATAAGCTTTGAAAAGAAAGAGTAAGTACAGGATGTTATTAGAGAGTGTGCGGTTGGTGAGAGCACATAAACAAAATGTATTGAACACATCTTTGAGCTAATCGGTGAAACCATTCTTGGGAATAGCTGGATTCGGGAATCGCACCCGTTACAGTGCAAAAGTATGATAGTACTTTCTGAGATTGATGCTGTGAAGTATCAATAAATTGAGGTGGAACCACGTGAGAAAACTCCCGTCCTCTAGCATTATTGCTAGAGGACGGGAGTTTTTTTGTTTTCTATTGAAGTTTTGTAAGATAAATTAGTTCTATTACTTTTTAATATTGATAAATCAGTTGGATCACTTACCTGAAATTACTGGAGGAATAGGGTTGCTTGTAGCCGTGTATTGGATTCAATGAGAATTATAAAACGTTAACGCTTCAG
Proteins encoded:
- a CDS encoding ABC transporter permease, which gives rise to MRTITALWLRNIRGFVRDRVKLITSLVIPFFFLYVFKSIFQTDQVEDPTAFLLAGIIVATVFQTSLNIATSTIDDTVSGYMKEILVSPTSRFQVALGQILSAATIATTQGILILILGFFTGLSFDYWYTIIYVLLSLMLVGLVFSGLGLFLASMVKSSSTFQVVQQAVVLPFTFLSGAYIPLAFLPDVLRFIAYFNPMTYTTAFFRTIMLEKGGLTQTEWVELGLAFDFNGFIVTPWMSGIIITAFGTLFLFLATNSFVRADFNKISRSPLGGR
- a CDS encoding ABC transporter ATP-binding protein, with the protein product MKPIIEVKNYTKKYGDFTAVDDVSFEVEEGSIFAFLGPNGAGKSTTINTLCTMMEKTAGTLLIDGKDVSTEKDAVREAIGVVFQSQTLDEKMTVNENLKMHCAFYGVPKQEVKDRINFVLTLIDLLDWQNKSVSSLSGGMKRRVEIARALLHYPKVLFLDEPTSGLDPQTRNRMWEYITRLQKEKNITIFLTTHYMDEAEICDHVAIMDNGKIMVNDTPENLKRLYTKDKAIVKVSNLDVFEAALKRDGYTYKKEKETFYIDIDVDTVQHFLQFVGQFKNELKDLEIKKGTLNDVFLEITGKEIREEATE
- a CDS encoding FAD-dependent oxidoreductase, yielding MKFKDVKGVIKKGEFSVESIENLYGDYYTVKLKNDAGITWIPGEHGVFTLPGKKIEGRKYRLFSVASVPEEGFILVGTRTGKESSSFKKAWLTMKPNEKVALRGPFGWLKIQDETSPIVMFASGVGITPIRALLKQVEFTTNRPIEVVYSSSGYYLFGVEIENIASKNPVIQLYKMTSRKETAAKLDELADHYGNAAYYYNSGATAVMRSVKKQYSKKGINKNRIISDLFLGAK